From Ananas comosus cultivar F153 linkage group 2, ASM154086v1, whole genome shotgun sequence:
ATAAATAGCAGGGtttctctcaaagaaaaaaaataaatagcaggGTCGAGGGGCCAAAGCTCACAGGCAGATTGCATCAAAACGTACTAGGGGCGAGATGTGAAAGCACGTAGGCAATTTTCATTAATGCAACAGTAtacggaggagagagagagagagagagagagagagcaatgtaTGAGCTACATGCCGGTAAACTCTGAAAACAAACGTAAGCATACAACTAGGAGTAAACAGGAGCGAGATGATTAAAGATCAGAGACTagcactaataataataatatctaaatatGACTAGACACAGTTTCCACTAAGTATACAGATGAAATTGGTGCCAAAACACCTAGCAACTGCAATGCCGCTATAATCGGCCGATGTTACCCACAAAAATAGGTTCTTTTCTCTGAAACATGTCGATTCAACCAATTCTAGTACAATAGGCTTGCGAAGTAAGAGAGAAATTaatgtgttaaaaaaaaaattatgtgaacTATCACTGTAAAATAGAATTGATGTTAGCAAAATGATACAGCATACGAGAAAAGAGCTTGTGCGCCAGTGATTCATTAAGAATTTAGATGCGCAATCAAGCAGCGGAGGTTTCAATCTCGCTGGGTTTCTGTGCACAGCTCTCCTTGTTTGTGTGCAGCTGCGAAATCTGCGGAACTAGTCAAAAGAGGGTTTGTGTGGCATCCACCAGCGGTGAGAGAATTTACATTTACCGGTGGAGGCCGCTGCCGTGTACATTAGTGGGGGGTCAATCGATGTTATCTCTCCGGTCAGACAGTTGCCGGGTCAGTTTTGGGGCTTTCTGCAGTCAGGATAGTGTACTTCTCCTGAAGCCTCAATTTGTTTTGGGCCCACCAATTTTCTGCTTGATGTTCACTGAACATTCTCCGACTGGGGATCAATTACATAACATTAACTTATCAAGAATATCCATAAGGGCAAAGAAATGTAACCTACAAATGTTAACAATTACCAGAAATATTATACATTGTTATTTTGAGAGCAGACATGTTTGATGCATAGGTGCATGTGGCCCAGTATATCACATTATCTTCTATTCATGGAGGTAGTTATGGGTCCAAATTGTTCAAAACTCATCTACTTTGATAAGTAAGACAAGCTTTTCAGCAGCTATAGTAAATAATGAGGTGTGCGTGTTCCAACTGACATTTTACAAGGAGAGACTAGGTGAACGGTTAGTGCATCTCATAAAAGGAATTGGCACTCCTGTAGTGCTTctctgtttatttatatattcatcGGCCGAATATATCGAAATATGCAGTACTGAATAAGGTATGAATGAGTAAGCAATGTAAGAAGCTAACAATTCATTATGCACTTAAAACTACAAGTCCAGGATCCTTGAGCTGTAGAGATTCTAAAGAAGCATAGAATTTAAGTCAGGCGGATGGAAGTGATTGAGTGAAATTTTATACAATAGGTATGTGTTTCTTAAACATAGCAAGCTTGAGAGAAATAGTTCTATGGACCATTGCAGCAGAAGAAATGCCAAAAATATCgaaccaacatatatatatgagatgagAGAAGAGAACCCACACCTAAAGCGAACTCGCTTGAGATACTTATCACCTCCAGGTGAGGAGGCTACGGTGATGTAAACTCCTGGTTCAATCTGTTCGACCCGTTCACCCTCTGTTGAAATCCTGTTCCCATTGCAAGGCAAATGATTACCTGACTCACCATTTGAATCGGGTAACTCAGGTACAGACGAAATGTTGTTCTCACAGGAATGATGTCCGAAGGGATCAGATGCATGAATAGAAACATTATTGCCGATCATGAGCCTGTCGGGTACTTTATCGGCCATACCTTTCAGCTGATAAATGTAAAGAAATGTAAGTCCAGTTGACAAAGCTTACAATAACTAACTTTTGTAGGGTCAAGAAAATGCCAAATTTGAGAATGTAAGACACCTGTGCAGTAAGAGACTTGATTACTTCCTTAGCAGCCTTGCACTTCGCAGCTTCTTCACCTGCTATTGCTGTAGCCTCCTTCAACTGTTTTGAAGTTTTAGACAGCTCTGCTTCAAGAAGCTCAGATTTACGTGTTAGATCCTCCACCTACAAATAGAATTTCATTGCTGAAACTGGTCAGACATCACATAGCATTGACATATGGCATCATACTGCACCAAAAGAATTATATAAGTTGCAAAATGAACACAAAGTTACTAAGAAAATTAATAGCTGAGTTTGTGATATGATGCCTACTTAAGCAACAACTGacaattttttaagagaaaCCAACATATTTTAGTCAGTAAAGAGTTACTACAGATACGAAGGTTGTATGCTTCAAGGATGGAAAAGCAGCATCCAGTGATGATAGGGCTATTGAAACTTGAAAGTCTGCAGTGTACTCATATTCATGACACAGTTACCTGTAATCGTAATCTAGCAACTTCTTGGCTTAGATCCTGATCTGCTTGCTTTGAGTCATCCATGTAAGTTTCAGGAGAGGTGAGACCGCTTGTAGTAGGCGCATTTGTTGGAAGAGGTGGGCTTGGCCTAAATGGCACCGGTGATGTTGAACGAGAACCTGCTCTTGAGGTTGGAACAGAAGCAGAGAATATCTTCTTAGAAGATGCGTATTGAATGTTCGAAGAGTTTGTTGAGTTAAAATTTCTCCATTGATTTAAGATTGGGGTAATTCGACTGTTATTCTGCCTTAGTTGCCTGTTTTCACCTTTAAAGGAATCGACTGAAGACAGCCTAGAGAATTGTCCCTGCACTCTTGGATCTAAAACATCTTTCTCAGCCTGTTCACTTGGCAGTTGATTCGTGCTTCCATTTTGAAGCTTTGGGATTCGAGGAGCTATTCCGTCCCCAATGATCTTCTTAAGCTTTGTATAGCATTCGTCACAAACACGATATGGTTTATGTACATTTGGTGCCAGAGAAGCTTTTACTGACTTCCTACTGCTGCATGCTTTGCAAAAGACTAAACCACAGTTATAACAGTTATGGCGCTTTCTTCTAAAACCAAATGGGAGGCGACAACCAGAGCACACGGATTGATCAGCCCCAGATACCCACTTGTGAAGACAGATAACTGCAGTGAAGTTTGATCCACACACAACACTCCTTACCTGCTTATCTTTCAAAGCTTCAACAAGTGTTGGGGTATTTCGGTCATCATTGTCGCCATGCCCTAACCGACCATTCGCCCCCTTACCCCATGTATAGACTTCAGTTTTAGAagtcaaaactgcagaatgatAAGCCCCACATGCAATTTCCTCCACAAAACTGTTGGAAATATTTCCTTGAACACAAGTGGGACGTTTCCCATCGACCTCTGGATTTCCAAGCTGCCCAAAGACATTGCTACCCATCATATATACATGCCCAGAAGTTGACAAAACCATAGTTACATCATGCCCACAAGCTACCTGGCAAAAGCTCGGCTCAGAAAGTGCTGCCACACAAGCTGGAACTAATCTAGGCTCTCTATCACCATGACCAAGTCGACCTTTATCCCCATCACCCCATGTAAATAGTTTGCCTGATGGAGCACCAGAATCAGATTTATCATTAATTTCCACAATAGCAGCAGAGTGCCAAACACCACAAGCTGCTCGCACCGTTCGCAATCCCTTCAAAGCTTCGACCTCTCTTGGTATGTTCATGCTCCTCCGATCTCCGTGACCCAAAGCACCAAATGTGCCATCGCCAAATGTGAATAGCTGACCTGCTGATGTAACTACAGCTGTATGCCAGGGGCCACAAGATACAGATGAGACATGCAAACCTTCAAGTTGGCCACATACCTTTTTAGGAATCCAGTAGCTAGTCTCATTTCCATGGCCAAGAAAGCCAGAGTGCACACCATCACCCCAAGTGTAGAGATCACCAGATAGAGTCACAGCACAAGTATGGTACTCTCCACACGCCACAAATTCAATGTTCATTCCACTCAAAGCATCGATGAGCTTAGGTTGGGACACATCAGAATCCATTCCATGCCCTAGCCGGCCGCCAGACTCTTCGCCCCAGCTGAAGACCTCCCCTTGTTTTGTAACTAAAACAGCATGCTGAGTCCCACAAGCTATATTGTGGACATCCAGCACTACAGTTGATTCCAGTGCTTTTGGCAAAGGAACGTCGATCTTGGAGGTTGGACTTCCCACTCTATGTAAACCGCCACCTAGTAAGCCATCACCTACCCCTTCACCCCAAATGAAAACATCACCTAATGCGTCAAAATCTTCGTGACCTGATCCATGGCTTGAGGAGCTTACAGCACTAGATAAGCTAACCCTAATATTATCAACTGCAGACCCATGCACGTTTGAAATATCAGCACCTCCAGATGAGAGTGAGTTGATGGAATTACTCACAGCATCAGAATTAAGGGAGCCTTTGGATGTTGTAGTGTATAGTATCACATCGGAGAATACCCTTCCAAATGTACTGATAGGATGTGTTTCATATTGAGCATGTATACCCTCAGAATCCTAGAAAGTTTAAAGCAAAGGAGCTAAATTATAGCAAAGTAGCTATAAAATAATGGTATATGgcaaaagtttgaaaatttcaaGGCGCATCACATATTTACCCAACCTTGTTCAAGGAATCAGCACCACCAAAGGGTGCGGTCGGTGGAGAATTTTTCCGAGTAACTGTGCTTGAACTATCAGATGAACTTCTGTCACTTTTTGATTCTATTCTCCAGTTTCGACAATTTGCACGTGAAATTAAAGCCTTCAAACCAACAAACCAGACTTCAGCTTCATCCTTGTCTTTGCATATCTGTTACATTTTTATCCAGTTAGAACACTGTATTCTCCAGATATTATTATAAACAGACAAGCACACAATACAACACGTGAAGTTTTCTCATTCTAAagataaaatttgaaagaactGATGACAAGAGATATACAAGACTGGTATTACAGAAAAATATGATTTGTGAGGAATAGTAACGTGAGCAAAACACTCACCAGATCTAATGATCTGTCACTGTATATAAGAGAAAATGACTGGTATTCTTTGTCAGGCCGTGGATAGCGCTGAAATATTGCCTGGCCAGAGAGTGAAGAACAAAAAATCGTCATCATATTGCATTCAATATCTTTcattctctctttattttaggAAGAATACCTTTCATATTATATGACAAACTAGTTGAAAGAACTAGGAAAACAATTGAAGATTGTTAATCATTCAACAATCAAACACATAGATGAATCATCTAGTGAAACAAGATAAGAGACTTAAAAAGGGCAAAATGGTATCCTTTGTTGTCTAACTATAAGCAGATTGCAATAGCAAATATAATAGCTGAAGATTGATAGGCACCATGAACGTTGCAATAGCCCTAGAGCAACGCGAAGATGCTAATCAAAGAAGTATGGTACAAAGAGGACAGCAGTTTCTTTTTCAACATATAAGAGAAAGATGCTTTCCAACAAgtgaaaatgaaatgaaaatcaAAAGATTATGTAACTTACAGTACGCTGTCCAGGTATTATTTTTGAAACCTGGTTGAGTCTTAGCTGTTTCTCATCTTTTCCAGAATACCAGATCAATACAGACTCGTCCTGGAATTTAAGAAGGAAGAACTGATTAAAATATGAATACAAAAGGGATCAGCAATGTCACTGTGTCAGAATGAGGAAAGCAGCAATAAACCTTTTAGCAGATGTAATATAGAGCAAAAGAACACAGAGGGGAAAGAAAAGCAAGTATAAATGATTATACAAGGAAGGGACAGCACTCCAAATGGTGAAGCTTATGAAAACTTACATTAGAGAGCCTAAATGGACAAAATTTTGGCTTTCCTCTGCGTCCATACTTCAGCAGATGTGCCCCTTTCTTCAAGGCTGTAATGGCCTGAGCACCCAGAATATAGATTGTGTTATTCGACCCTTACGTGGTACAAAATTTCGTACTAGCATTTTAAGTCTGCAAATGCCCTATATCTTGGAATTTTGAaattagtataataatatattgttGTTGGTTGTTAAACTAAAGAGACATATACCAAGTTGGATGGACACAATGCCTCTATACTAGAAGTTGCACATCTAATTCTAACAAAATAATTGCTACTTAAAGAAGTCCAGcataagaaaatgaaaactgAACTACTAGAAGCTACATATTAAACAGATTAAAGCAAAAAGAAATATCAATAAAGTAAACCTGGTGTGCGTAACATATAAAATCCaccaatatttaaaatataataggtggaccccaaatcaaaagtaattaaaataccAACAGTTAAGCTCTAAgtcttaaatatttattagatttGCTGTCAAATCAAAAATGGATGCTGGGTGCTGTATTTAAGCCCAAGACTGCCAACTGCATGGCTAGTTGCATGTTGTCGTGAGGCATAATGAGAGGATGAGGAAATTTTTCATACCATGTGAGTTACAAACAATCCAAAATGACAAAACAAGATATTACAATTTCATGATCACTATTGGCACCCTACTGTTAGTTGCTTAAATAAGTAATGATACGTTGAAACTCATTTAAAAGCATGTAAAACATATGTAGAGATCGACATAGGAAAAACCTTTTGAGTCACTTTCCATTTTTCACAATGATTAGACAATGCAATCTAGACTAATACGTAACAAGTGAAGTAGCACAAGGAGCTTAAACAGTTAGATATATGTCACATTGATAAAGGCACATGAGAAAACTGTCAAAAATTACCCCTGATAGATCTAACAAAAAGGAATTAAGCACTTATTTTACTGTAACAAACAATTTGACCTGAATGGGTCTGTAACGATCAAGAATGTTTCCAACATCCCTATGCCTAAAATACCTATTTATTTATGTCACATTTCCTTTTTAATTAGTAGTACTTTTTCTAATCCTCCATCTTTGCAAGAGAAGTTCTGCTGTAGAATCAACCAGTTGCATTTATTCAGGCACTAGATTTCAAGAAAATTAATGCTGTCTTAACAATGAGTCAACCATGATTACTCCATGGCTTGCAAAGTATAGAGGAATTACATTGATTGAAGCAAGACTGCATGATACACTCAAAGTAAATGCTATCTAAATTAGTGGTTGGAATCACATAGAATCAGTTGTATTTAATGATGTTTACCAAAAAGATAGATTAACTAAAAGGTTTCTGTAGCTTTGTACCTGCTCTATGTCCCTCTCAATGGGACCAGTCCTCAAAGGATCAGCCATCCAGCTCTCAAATGCAGGTTTTGCATCCGTGAAGGGCCAAACTCATCTGAACAGGAGAAATAATGTGTCCCACTTGGATGAAATCGTTGATGCCGCCCCATAAAATATATCACACAACAACCTACTTTCCGGATAATTGAACTCCAGATGTTTCATTTATCTCATTACCGCACGAGAAAAGCCAAGATGGACGATATCTTCGAACATGAAACCCTAATGTCCGAAATTAACAGATCAAGCCACAATTTCTCTCGAACTAAATCTCTCAAAGATCGAAAGCCCTTCAAAtcaccaaaatccaccaaaatcaaGCATATAAACCAAATGCCGTCACCTTTAACCCTCGAATCGCATAAGGAAGCAGCATATGATCAATCCAAAGGGTATATCTCACCCGCAGCTCTTCCCACGGCAATAATTTCTCTACGGAAACGAAATATCAGCTACGCTAAACGACTACAGAGCTCCCAAACAGCTTAAATCCATCAACGAAACCCCATACCCTCGAAATCGCATCAGAATCTCCAAGATGACGAAGAGGAGCTCAAATCCAAACCTGGAATCGTCTCCTGAGGACTAGAACCTCGAGGAATCGGCAATGCCGGATGGGAGAGGACCCTGACCACGAGAACCAGCTAAGGATGCCCTAATTCGCGACCTACACGCACGAGACCGGGGTCATTCGACTCGGGATCGCGAGGAGAAGCGATCGCGCTCGCCCTCGCGCGGCAATGGCGGGTGGGGAGCGTCGGAGGATATCGTGAGCTTCCGCCGCGGGGAGCGGGGACGATTGATCGCAGAGGAGGGGAATGAGGAAGGAGAAAGGGAGCTAATATTAGCGGAAATTTTTACGAATCCTCGGCTCGCTAACGTGCGCCACTCTGCGTAtaatatttctctctctctctctctctctctctctctctctctctctctcagctttGCTTACGCCCTCTGGTGCTGCGCCTCGCAACGTCACACGTCAGCAACTGAACCGGGTCGACGGAAATAGTAGAATGTGATTATGccattttttttgtcttcttaATAGAAAGGTGCATActaatcattttatttatttttttgtaaaaaaaaatttaatttaaaaatataaattaatcagaatttgaatttgaaatctcgAATAACGACAATTAAGTCTTTTGTCACTTACGTTAGAAAGTGTAGATGATTATAGAACATGTTAAAAGCGAAAATGTAATATTATTGTATCGACAACAAACCCAAATACAAAAAATCCAAGCGTTAATTTCACGCACCTTTTgaattatgtatttatttgCCTATGACTCGTAGGTAGCTTTTTCTGGTTCTCCTTGCCCTTCGTTGTCGTTAGTGGTATTCATTTGAGTTGTTTTGTTTAATCTCTTCGTAATAGTAAGCAAACGtttagttagtttttttttttttttttttccacttatACAGGTAGAAATGTTTggctaataaataaattttttaagttttataagTAAAGGTCTAATATAAAATTCTTGATTGAAACGAGCAAAATAATGAGCGATCATCATAACATCCATTAAtggaaaaaaatacaaaaaaatgatCACCTAACCTAAGTTTACATGTCAAAAGAAATGTTCACCAAAGTAAGTTTAGGCTTTGGTATTTAGATGCTTTCAATATACTGAAGACCCTTTCGGTCTCGTCTAAAGCCCCTCGTCCTGCGCTTGCTTCCAACATGTTCATTTGAACCGCGCAAACCATAGTTCACGGTACTACGATAGCAAAAGCTAGACCAAAGAGGCACAGCACTCTAagttataagttataacttGTTATGTATAGAAGATTCCGATCAGTAACACGGGAGAAAATAAGTTTCCATCAGATAGATTCTCACCTTCCGCATCAGGCCAATCTCTATTAATAGACTCGTTGACTACAACATTGTCTCATTCCCCCATTCACTTAAGATTCTGAAGAAGCTCAAAAAGAACTTTACAATGATCCATCACATAAAAATGTAACTGTTAACATATAAAACCCAAATTATTCGAATACAATGTTCACAACAATCATGGTCAATACATTATGGGCAGTAGTTACAATTTGTGTGTTCAACTCTTGGATTGACCACTGAAGATTTCAGAGTTAATCCAGCTATCCAACAAATAAGATAAACAAATACTCCAttctttcaatttttaataaatatcaCTGTCTGGCCCTACATCTGAGGACATTTCAAATTGTTAAACAAACCAACATACGTAGAAACTGACAATCTGCATCATTCTTCTGTAATTCAACCATTCCTCGGAAATGTTCAATAAACATAGACATATCTATGAATTTAAGGGGTAATGTTGCAGAAACAAATTACAGCACAATTTTTACATCAGAGAAGCCATACAAC
This genomic window contains:
- the LOC109704181 gene encoding uncharacterized protein LOC109704181 isoform X1, which translates into the protein MADPLRTGPIERDIEQAITALKKGAHLLKYGRRGKPKFCPFRLSNDESVLIWYSGKDEKQLRLNQVSKIIPGQRTAIFQRYPRPDKEYQSFSLIYSDRSLDLICKDKDEAEVWFVGLKALISRANCRNWRIESKSDRSSSDSSSTVTRKNSPPTAPFGGADSLNKDSEGIHAQYETHPISTFGRVFSDVILYTTTSKGSLNSDAVSNSINSLSSGGADISNVHGSAVDNIRVSLSSAVSSSSHGSGHEDFDALGDVFIWGEGVGDGLLGGGLHRVGSPTSKIDVPLPKALESTVVLDVHNIACGTQHAVLVTKQGEVFSWGEESGGRLGHGMDSDVSQPKLIDALSGMNIEFVACGEYHTCAVTLSGDLYTWGDGVHSGFLGHGNETSYWIPKKVCGQLEGLHVSSVSCGPWHTAVVTSAGQLFTFGDGTFGALGHGDRRSMNIPREVEALKGLRTVRAACGVWHSAAIVEINDKSDSGAPSGKLFTWGDGDKGRLGHGDREPRLVPACVAALSEPSFCQVACGHDVTMVLSTSGHVYMMGSNVFGQLGNPEVDGKRPTCVQGNISNSFVEEIACGAYHSAVLTSKTEVYTWGKGANGRLGHGDNDDRNTPTLVEALKDKQVRSVVCGSNFTAVICLHKWVSGADQSVCSGCRLPFGFRRKRHNCYNCGLVFCKACSSRKSVKASLAPNVHKPYRVCDECYTKLKKIIGDGIAPRIPKLQNGSTNQLPSEQAEKDVLDPRVQGQFSRLSSVDSFKGENRQLRQNNSRITPILNQWRNFNSTNSSNIQYASSKKIFSASVPTSRAGSRSTSPVPFRPSPPLPTNAPTTSGLTSPETYMDDSKQADQDLSQEVARLRLQVEDLTRKSELLEAELSKTSKQLKEATAIAGEEAAKCKAAKEVIKSLTAQLKGMADKVPDRLMIGNNVSIHASDPFGHHSCENNISSVPELPDSNGESGNHLPCNGNRISTEGERVEQIEPGVYITVASSPGGDKYLKRVRFSRRMFSEHQAENWWAQNKLRLQEKYTILTAESPKTDPATV
- the LOC109704181 gene encoding uncharacterized protein LOC109704181 isoform X2, whose amino-acid sequence is MADPLRTGPIERDIEQAITALKKGAHLLKYGRRGKPKFCPFRLSNDESVLIWYSGKDEKQLRLNQVSKIIPGQRTICKDKDEAEVWFVGLKALISRANCRNWRIESKSDRSSSDSSSTVTRKNSPPTAPFGGADSLNKDSEGIHAQYETHPISTFGRVFSDVILYTTTSKGSLNSDAVSNSINSLSSGGADISNVHGSAVDNIRVSLSSAVSSSSHGSGHEDFDALGDVFIWGEGVGDGLLGGGLHRVGSPTSKIDVPLPKALESTVVLDVHNIACGTQHAVLVTKQGEVFSWGEESGGRLGHGMDSDVSQPKLIDALSGMNIEFVACGEYHTCAVTLSGDLYTWGDGVHSGFLGHGNETSYWIPKKVCGQLEGLHVSSVSCGPWHTAVVTSAGQLFTFGDGTFGALGHGDRRSMNIPREVEALKGLRTVRAACGVWHSAAIVEINDKSDSGAPSGKLFTWGDGDKGRLGHGDREPRLVPACVAALSEPSFCQVACGHDVTMVLSTSGHVYMMGSNVFGQLGNPEVDGKRPTCVQGNISNSFVEEIACGAYHSAVLTSKTEVYTWGKGANGRLGHGDNDDRNTPTLVEALKDKQVRSVVCGSNFTAVICLHKWVSGADQSVCSGCRLPFGFRRKRHNCYNCGLVFCKACSSRKSVKASLAPNVHKPYRVCDECYTKLKKIIGDGIAPRIPKLQNGSTNQLPSEQAEKDVLDPRVQGQFSRLSSVDSFKGENRQLRQNNSRITPILNQWRNFNSTNSSNIQYASSKKIFSASVPTSRAGSRSTSPVPFRPSPPLPTNAPTTSGLTSPETYMDDSKQADQDLSQEVARLRLQVEDLTRKSELLEAELSKTSKQLKEATAIAGEEAAKCKAAKEVIKSLTAQLKGMADKVPDRLMIGNNVSIHASDPFGHHSCENNISSVPELPDSNGESGNHLPCNGNRISTEGERVEQIEPGVYITVASSPGGDKYLKRVRFSRRMFSEHQAENWWAQNKLRLQEKYTILTAESPKTDPATV
- the LOC109704181 gene encoding bifunctional serine/threonine-protein kinase/NEDD4-like E3 ubiquitin-protein ligase isoform X3; its protein translation is MADPLRTGPIERDIEQAITALKKGAHLLKYGRRGKPKFCPFRLSNDESVLIWYSGKDEKQLRLNQVSKIIPGQRTAIFQRYPRPDKEYQSFSLIYSDRSLDLICKDKDEAEVWFVGLKALISRANCRNWRIESKSDRSSSDSSSTVTRKNSPPTAPFGGADSLNKDSEGIHAQYETHPISTFGRVFSDVILYTTTSKGSLNSDAVSNSINSLSSGGADISNVHGSAVDNIRVSLSSAVSSSSHGSGHEDFDALGDVFIWGEGVGDGLLGGGLHRVGSPTSKIDVPLPKALESTVVLDVHNIACGTQHAVLVTKQGEVFSWGEESGGRLGHGMDSDVSQPKLIDALSGMNIEFVACGEYHTCAVTLSGDLYTWGDGVHSGFLGHGNETSYWIPKKVCGQLEGLHVSSVSCGPWHTAVVTSAGQLFTFGDGTFGALGHGDRRSMNIPREVEALKGLRTVRAACGVWHSAAIVEINDKSDSGAPSGKLFTWGDGDKGRLGHGDREPRLVPACVAALSEPSFCQVACGHDVTMVLSTSGHVYMMGSNVFGQLGNPEVDGKRPTCVQGNISNSFVEEIACGAYHSAVLTSKTEVYTWGKGANGRLGHGDNDDRNTPTLVEALKDKQVRSVVCGSNFTAVICLHKWVSGADQSVCSGCRLPFGFRRKRHNCYNCGLVFCKACSSRKSVKASLAPNVHKPYRVCDECYTKLKKIIGDGIAPRIPKLQNGSTNQLPSEQAEKDVLDPRVQGQFSRLSSVDSFKGENRQLRQNNSRITPILNQWRNFNSTNSSNIQYASSKKIFSASVPTSRAGSRSTSPVPFRPSPPLPTNAPTTSGLTSPETYMDDSKQADQDLSQEVARLRLQVEDLTRKSELLEAELSKTSKQLKEATAIAGEEAAKCKAAKEVIKSLTAQLKGMADKVPDRLMIGNNVSIHASDPFGHHS